One window of the Colias croceus chromosome 5, ilColCroc2.1 genome contains the following:
- the LOC123691997 gene encoding homeobox protein CDX-1 isoform X1 — protein sequence MVNYVNPLAMYQGKGQYGASGWYGWQHQNFEEQQWCAWNGAPTAEWPTDPHHFKREPGERDIAEMPSPARGDLASPSEGSPGSRPSQPPAPPRSPYEWMKKPSYQSQPNPGIIIMGKTRTKDKYRVVYSDHQRLELEKEFHYSRYITIRRKAELAVSLGLSERQVKIWFQNRRAKERKQVKKREEVVMKEKGDHASLQHAQLHHATMLHHQQMMNGMMHHHHYHQGVLQGVPEPLVPGVAPVPLL from the exons ATGGTGAATTACGTTAATCCGCTCGCCATGTACCAAGGCAAGGGACAGTACGGCGCGAGCGGGTGGTACGGTTGGCAGCATCAGAATTTCGAAGAACAGCAGTGGTGTGCTTGGAATGGCGCTCCGACGGCAGAGTGGCCCACGGATCCtcatcattttaaaagagaGCCGGGTGAAAGAGATATTGCTGAAATGCCTTCGCCAGCGAGAGGAGATTTGGCGAGTCCCAGCGAAGGTTCCCCGGGCTCGAGGCCGTCACAGCCGCCGGCACCGCCTCGGTCGCCCTACGAATGGATGAAGAAACCAAGCTACCAATCACAGCCAAATccag GAATTATTATAATgg GCAAAACGCGGACAAAAGACAAATACAGAGTGGTGTACAGTGACCATCAGCGGCTGGAGTTAGAAAAGGAATTCCACTACAGTCGGTACATTACTATTCGAAGGAAGGCTGAGCTAGCTGTCAGTTTGGGACTCTCTGAACgacag GTAAAAATATGGTTCCAAAACCGCCGAGCCAAAGAGCGAAAACAAGTGAAGAAACGCGAAGAGGTGGTAATGAAAGAAAAGGGTGATCATGCGTCGCTGCAACACGCGCAGTTGCATCACGCGACAATGCTGCACCACCAGCAGATGATGAACGGCATGATGCACCACCACCACTACCACCAAGGCGTGCTTCAGGGCGTGCCCGAGCCGCTCGTCCCCGGGGTGGCCCCAGTCCCGCTGCTGTGA
- the LOC123691997 gene encoding homeobox protein CDX-1 isoform X2, with protein MVNYVNPLAMYQGKGQYGASGWYGWQHQNFEEQQWCAWNGAPTAEWPTDPHHFKREPGERDIAEMPSPARGDLASPSEGSPGSRPSQPPAPPRSPYEWMKKPSYQSQPNPGKTRTKDKYRVVYSDHQRLELEKEFHYSRYITIRRKAELAVSLGLSERQVKIWFQNRRAKERKQVKKREEVVMKEKGDHASLQHAQLHHATMLHHQQMMNGMMHHHHYHQGVLQGVPEPLVPGVAPVPLL; from the exons ATGGTGAATTACGTTAATCCGCTCGCCATGTACCAAGGCAAGGGACAGTACGGCGCGAGCGGGTGGTACGGTTGGCAGCATCAGAATTTCGAAGAACAGCAGTGGTGTGCTTGGAATGGCGCTCCGACGGCAGAGTGGCCCACGGATCCtcatcattttaaaagagaGCCGGGTGAAAGAGATATTGCTGAAATGCCTTCGCCAGCGAGAGGAGATTTGGCGAGTCCCAGCGAAGGTTCCCCGGGCTCGAGGCCGTCACAGCCGCCGGCACCGCCTCGGTCGCCCTACGAATGGATGAAGAAACCAAGCTACCAATCACAGCCAAATccag GCAAAACGCGGACAAAAGACAAATACAGAGTGGTGTACAGTGACCATCAGCGGCTGGAGTTAGAAAAGGAATTCCACTACAGTCGGTACATTACTATTCGAAGGAAGGCTGAGCTAGCTGTCAGTTTGGGACTCTCTGAACgacag GTAAAAATATGGTTCCAAAACCGCCGAGCCAAAGAGCGAAAACAAGTGAAGAAACGCGAAGAGGTGGTAATGAAAGAAAAGGGTGATCATGCGTCGCTGCAACACGCGCAGTTGCATCACGCGACAATGCTGCACCACCAGCAGATGATGAACGGCATGATGCACCACCACCACTACCACCAAGGCGTGCTTCAGGGCGTGCCCGAGCCGCTCGTCCCCGGGGTGGCCCCAGTCCCGCTGCTGTGA